A single region of the Musa acuminata AAA Group cultivar baxijiao chromosome BXJ1-11, Cavendish_Baxijiao_AAA, whole genome shotgun sequence genome encodes:
- the LOC135597196 gene encoding lipase-like, with protein sequence MDRPRCLVAMVLICLLSICHGRGLRVGHKNDGHVYNHTLAKILVEYASAVYMSDLTALFTWTCSRCTDLTEGFEVVELIVDVENCLQAYVGVAHDLNAVIVAFRGTQEHSIRNWIQDLFWKQLDLNYPDMPDAMVHHGFYSAYHNTTLRPGIVSAVQEARELYGDIPVMVTGHSMGGAMASFCALDLTVNYGIHNVQLMTFGQPRVGNAAFASYFSKHVQNAVRVTNEHDIVPHLPPYYSYFPQKTYHHFPREVWVHNVGIGSLVYMIEKVCDGSGEDPSCSRSVSGNSVSDHLAYFGIEMQADTWGTCRIVFHGNMVQYQVDLAGNIVLSKRPGVSSVLQQSVEADKSRNDI encoded by the exons ATGGATCGACCGCGATGCCTGGTGGCGATGGTTCTGATCTGCCTGCTGTCGATTTGTCACGGGAGAG GACTTAGAGTTGGTCACAAGAACGACGGTCATGTATATAATCATACTCTTGCCAAGATTCTTGTTGAATATGCTTCTGCT GTGTACATGTCGGATCTGACTGCATTATTTACATGGACGTGCTCTAGATGTACTGATTTGACAGAG GGTTTTGAGGTGGTGGAGCTGATTGTTGATGTTGAGAACTGTTTACAG GCATATGTTGGTGTAGCTCATGACCTTAACGCTGTCATAGTTGCCTTCAGGGGAACTCAAGAACATAG CATTCGCAACTGGATTCAAGACCTCTTCTGGAAGCAGCTGGATTTGAACTACCCAGACATGCCTGACGCTATG GTGCACCATGGGTTTTATTCTGCTTATCATAATACAACTCTACGTCCTGGGATTGTTAGTGCTGTTCAAGAGGCCAGAGAGTTGTACGGAGATATTCCTGTCATGGTTACAGGGCATTCCATGGGAGGTGCTATGGCTTCCTTTTGTGCACTTGATCTTACT GTCAATTACGGAATACACAATGTTCAACTCATGACATTTGGACAACCTCGAGTGGGAAATGCTGCTTTTGCGTCGTACTTCAGCAAACACGTGCAGAATGCAGTTAGAGTTACCAATGAGCATGATATTGTGCCACATTTACCACCGTATTATTCTTACTTTCCCCAAAAGACATACCATCACTTTCCAAGAGAG GTATGGGTCCATAATGTCGGAATAGGCAGTCTTGTTTATATGATCGAGAAGGTTTGTGATGGTTCTGGTGAAGACCCTTCTTGCAGCAG GTCTGTAAGTGGGAACAGCGTATCAGATCACCTGGCATACTTTGGTATCGAGATGCAGGCAGATACTTGGGGCACCTGCAGAATCGTGTTCCATGGCAATATGGTGCAGTACCAAGTAGACCTTGCAGGAAACATCGTCTTGTCAAAGCGGCCTGGGGTTTCATCAGTTCTACAACAAAGTGTAGAAGCAGATAAAAGTAGGAATGACATTTAG